The segment AAGACCCCTCGCGGCCGGCGCGCCTGGGTGGTCTGCAGCATCGCCTTCAATCTCGGCATCCTCGCCTACTTCAAGTACCTGGGATTCTTCCTCGAGTCCGCGGTCGAGCTGCTGCGCTTCCTCGGCGTCTCCGCGAGCGTCCCGGTGCTCGAGATCGTGCTGCCGGTCGGCATCAGCTTCTTCACGTTCCAATCGATGTCGTACATCTTCGACGTCTACCGCCGGAAGGTGCCGGCGGTCACGTCGTTTCCCGACTACCTGCTCTACGTCTCGTTCTTCCCGCAGCTCGCGGCCGGACCGATCGAGCGCGCCGACCACCTGCTGGTCCAGTTCCAGCGCGACCGGAAGGTCACCCCGGAGTGGTTCTACCGGGGCCTGCTGCTGCTGCTCTGGGGGCTGTTCAAGAAGGTCGGGGTCGCCGACAACCTGGGCGTCTACGTCGACGCCGTCTACAACAACTCGGCCGAGCACGGGGGTCTGTCGCTGCTTCTCGCGACCTACCTGTTCGCGTTCCAGATCTACTGCGACTTCTCGGGCTACAGCGACATGGCCGTCGGAATGGCGCGGCTGCTCGGCCTGGACATGATGAAGAACTTCAAGATGCCGTACTTCTCCGAGAGTCCGCAGGAGTTCTGGCGCCGCTGGCACGTCTCGCTTTCGACCTGGTTCCGGGACTACGTGTACATCCCGCTGGGCGGAAACCGCGGCTCGGCGCTGCACGTCGTCGGGGCCACCATGATCGTGTTCCTGGCCAGCGGTCTCTGGCACGGCGCGAACTGGAAGTTCGTCGTCTGGGGCGGGCTGCACGGCGTGTACCTGATCGCGCAGCGCCAGCTCGGGGTGGCGCGATCGCCGGCGAGCGGGGCTCGCCGCTGGCTGCGGATCTTCGTCACCTTCCAGCTCGTCGCGCTGGCATGGGTCTTCTTCCGCGCGAGCAGCGTGGGCGAGGCGCTCACGTCGCTCGCGACCATCGCGACCGCCCCCGGCGAGCTGTTCTTCTCGCGCGAGATGGTGAACGGGCTGGTCTGTCTCGCGCTTCTCGTCGCAATCGAGGGCGTCGTGCAGCCGCGCTATTTCGACGAGTGGCTGGTCGAGCGGAGGCCCGCGACGCAGCTCGCGTTCGCGCTCGTCGTGCTCTTTGCAATCGTCCTGCTGGGGCAGCAGCAGGGCGGACAGTTCATCTACTTCCAGTTCTGAGATGACCACACCCGAAACGACCCCACTCGACTGGCGCCGGCTCTCGAAGCGACTCGCGGCATTCGCCGCGGTGGTCGTGACTCTCGACCTCGCGATCGGCCTGGGCCTCGAGGCGCTGCTCCCGCACGTCCAGGTCGGCCACCAGGTCGGCGTCATCAACAAGGCGATCGATGCCGAAGCCGACGTGGTCATCCTGGGCTCGTCGCGCGCGATGCACAGCTACGACGACCGGGAGCTCACGCGGGTGCTGGGCGCCCGCGTGCACAACGCGGGTCTCGACGGTCGCGGCGTGCTCTTCTCGCGCGGCCTGCTCGCGCTGATCAGCCAGCGCCATGCGCCGAAGCTCGTCATCGTCGACGTCGCGTACTCCGACGACGACCGCTCCAATGCCTACGCGTTCGCGCCCTACTACGGCCGATCCCCGATCGTCGACTCGCTGCTCACGGAAGGGGACTGGCGCGAGCGCGTGAAGCTCGTGAGCCGCAGCTTCCGCATGAACGGGGTGGCGCTCGCGATCCTCGGCAACCTCTTCGCCGAGGGTCACGAGTGGGGGTTCGCGCCCATCTCTGGCCGCCTCGAGCCGACCGTCCGGGTCGACGGTCACCCCGCGCGACCGCTCGCGCGCCCGAAGCCGTTCGTCGAGGAGAACCTGCTCGCGCTGGTCGCGGAGGCGCGCAGCCGCGGCGCGGGATTGGTCTTCTGCGAGAGCCCGAGCTTCGGCGACCCCTGGCCCGCCGACGTGCGCGCCCTGTACCAACGAGTCGCGGCGGCATCGGGCATTCCCTACCTGCGGATCCCGGACGACGAGCTGCCGGGCTTCGGGCCGGCGCTGTTCAAGGATCGCGGCCACCTGAACCAGGACGGCGCGGCGGTGTTCACGGCCGAGATCGGCAAGCGGCTGCGCGCGCTGCCCGGATTGGATCTTGTGCCGCGCGGAGCGCATCCATAGACTGGATCGCGGTCGGAGCGCGACGCGATGATCCGTCGTCACCGCCTGGAGGATGCCACCCGATGTCCGAGAACGGCGCAGCAATGCGAATGGACTGGCAGGTGCTCGACACCTACAAGACGGCGATGGACGTCGCCTGGCAGTTCGACTACGCGATCGACATCGAGAAGCTGCGCAACCTTTACACGAAGGCGAAGCAGAACCAGTGGGACGCCGACACGAAGCTCGACTGGAGCGTCGAGGTGGATCCCTCCAAGCCGATCGTCGGCGAAGACCGCTTCATGTTCCACCGCGTGCCGTTCTTCCAGCGACTCTCGCAGTCTCAGCGCGACAGCTTCACCGCGCACGCTACCGCGCAGCTGCTGTCGCAGTTCCTCCACGGCGAGCAGGGCGCGCTGATGACGGCGGCCACGCTCACGCACGCCGTGCCCGATTACGAGG is part of the Deltaproteobacteria bacterium genome and harbors:
- a CDS encoding MBOAT family protein, with the translated sequence MLFNSLDFVLLLGTVLALYGFLDRRRQNYLLIVASYVFYGFWNWRFLSLVFAAGLVDYTAGRGIAAAKTPRGRRAWVVCSIAFNLGILAYFKYLGFFLESAVELLRFLGVSASVPVLEIVLPVGISFFTFQSMSYIFDVYRRKVPAVTSFPDYLLYVSFFPQLAAGPIERADHLLVQFQRDRKVTPEWFYRGLLLLLWGLFKKVGVADNLGVYVDAVYNNSAEHGGLSLLLATYLFAFQIYCDFSGYSDMAVGMARLLGLDMMKNFKMPYFSESPQEFWRRWHVSLSTWFRDYVYIPLGGNRGSALHVVGATMIVFLASGLWHGANWKFVVWGGLHGVYLIAQRQLGVARSPASGARRWLRIFVTFQLVALAWVFFRASSVGEALTSLATIATAPGELFFSREMVNGLVCLALLVAIEGVVQPRYFDEWLVERRPATQLAFALVVLFAIVLLGQQQGGQFIYFQF